The following proteins are encoded in a genomic region of Oryzias latipes chromosome 17, ASM223467v1:
- the LOC101157395 gene encoding tripartite motif-containing protein 16-like, protein MAQKGVDLDQETFCCSICLDLLKDPVTIPCGHSYCMKCIQGFWNEEEKIPSCPQCRKTFIPRPVLVKNFMFAALVDQLKKTGLQAAPADLCYAGPVDVVCDVCTGRKLKAIKSCLICLASYCEKHLQPHLDAAAFKKHKLVEPSKNLQENICSRHDEVMKMFCRTDQKCICYLCSVEEHRGHDTVSAAAERTERQRELEESQQQIQQRIQDREKEVKLLQPEVEAINHSADQTVKDSEKIFTEMIRLIQKRSCDVKQQIRSQQQTEVSRVKDLQEELEQEITELKRRDAELKQLSLTEDHSQFLLNYPSLPPLSESTHSSNINVRPLRYFEDVTAAVSELRDKLQDILREEWTNISLTVTHVDVLEPEPEPEPKSRADFLKYSCQITLDPNTANRELLLSEENRKVTVMEKSQSYSDHPDRFTKFGQVLSRESLTERCYWEVERRGTYVSVAVAYKNISRSRDESGFGFNDKSWSLDCSPNSFSFYHNGIKSSISAPASSRVGVYLDHRAGVLSFYSVSESMTLLHRVQTTFTQTLHVGLWLSYFGDTAEFFKLE, encoded by the coding sequence ATGGCGCAGAAAGGAGTTGATCTGGATCAAGAAACCTTCTGCTGTtccatctgtctggatctgCTGAAGGATCCGGTGACTATTCCCTGTGGACACAGCTACTGCATGAAGTGTATTCAAGGATTCTGGAATGAAGAGGAGAAAATCCCCAGCTGTCCTCAGTGCAGGAAGACCTTCATACCGAGGCCTGTTCTGGTGAAAAACTTCATGTTTGCTGCTTTAGTCGATCAGCTGAAGAAGACTGGACTCCAAGCTGCTCCTGCTGATCTCTGCTATGCTGGACCTGTAGATGTGGTCTGTGATGTCTGCActggaagaaaactgaaagccATCAAGTCCTGTTTGATCTGTCTGGCCTCTTACTGTGAGAAACACCTTCAGCCTCATTTGGATGCAGCTGCATTCAAGAAACACAAGTTGGTGGAACCCTccaagaacctgcaggagaacatctgctcccgtcatgatgaggtgatgaagatgttcTGTCGCACTGATCAGAAATGTATCTGttatctctgctctgtggaagAACATAGAGGCCACGACACagtctcagctgcagcagaaaggactgagaggcagagagagctggaggagagtcaacaacaaatccagcagAGAATCCAGGACAGAGAGAAGGAGGTGAAGCTGCTTCAACCGGAGGTGGAGGCCATCAATCACTCTGCTGATCAAACAGTGAAGGACAGTGAGAAGATCTTCACTGAGATGATCCGTCTCATCCAGAAAAGAAGCTGTGatgtgaagcagcagatcagatccCAGCAGCAAACTGAAGTGAGTCGAGTCAAAGATcttcaggaggagctggagcaggagatcactgagctgaagaggagagacgcTGAGCTGAAGCAGCTCTCACTCACAGAGGATCACAGCCAGTTTCTGCTCAACTACCCCTCACTGCCACCACTCAGTGAGTCCACACACTCATCCAACATCAATGTCCGTCCTCTGAGATACTTTGAGGATGTGACAGCAGCTGTGTCAGAGCTCAGAGACAAACTGCAGGACATTCTGAGAGAGGAATGGACAAACATCTCACTGACAGTCACTCATGTGGATGTTTTAgagccagaaccagaaccagaaccaaagagcagagctgacttcttgaaatattcatgtcaaATCACACTGGATCCAAACACAGCAAACAGAGAACTGTTGCTGTCAGAGGAGAACAGAAAGGTGACAGTGATGGAAAAATCTCAGTCTTATTCTGATCATCCAGACAGATTTACTAAATTTGGGCAGGTTCTGAGTAGAGAGAGTCTGACTGAACGTTGTTACTGGGAGGTGGAGAGGAGAGGAACATATGTTAGTGTAGCAGTCGCATACAAGAACATCAGCAGATCTAGAGATGAAAGTGGATTTGGTTTTAATGACAAATCTTGGTCATTAGATTGTTCTCCAAACAGTTTCTCATTTTACCACAACGGCATAAAATCCTCCATCTCAGCTCCTGCTTCCTCCAGAGTAGGAGTGTACCTGGATCACAGAGCAGGTGTTCTGTCCTTCTACAGCGTCTCTGAAAGCATGACtctcctccacagagtccagacCACATTCACTCAGACGCTACATGTTGGACTGTGGTTGAGTTATTTTGGAGACACAGCAGAGTTCTTTAAACTTGAATAG